The sequence GGCTAGCGGAGCAGTTTTTATGACCGCAACCGTCTATGCTGGACAACCAGCGATTCGCGCAGCCTTCTCAAATTGGCGCACTACCACCGCCGATGTTGAGCTGGCTTGGCAGGCAATGGAACGGGTAGCAAGAGAACATAGAGCATAGAACATAGAACATAGGAGTTGGGGACTGGGGATCAGATTTTGACACAGAGGCGCAGAGCAATAAGGGCTATCGGCTATGGGCTATCGGAGAATCTATCGGTATTAATAGACAGCGCCAGAAAAAGATACAGTCCAATAGCCAATAGCCAATAGTCGATAGCCGCGACTTCTTCGTGGTTCCTTCCTTCGTGAACTTCGTTTCCTTCGTGGATCAAAAAGGAATATTCCATGCTGGCAATTCCGCTCAACCCCAACTTAACCCGCCCGTTGTATTTGCAAATTGCCGACCATATTACGGCATTGGCGCGGGCTGGTCAGTTGCAAGCTGAGCAACGCCTACCATCATCGCGCCAATTGGCCGAGCAACTAAATCTGCATCGCTCAACGGTGGTGACTGCATTCGATGAACTCCGAGCACGCGGCATTATTCAAACGCTGCACGGTAGCGGCAGTTATATTTGCTCAGGCCTGTTTGATCAAGCATTACAAGCACCCCAACCACAAGCATTAACCACGCCTGTGCTGGCCAACGATCAGCTGATTGCTGAGTTGTGGCGTTTAAATCACGCCGAAGGGATGATTTCGCTGGCCTTGGGTGTGCCCGCTCCAGATATGTTTCCAAGCCAACGCTTTGGTCAATTACAACAACGCATCGCCCGCCGCAACCCGCAAACTGCTTGGAATTATACCCATCCCCAAGGCTTTTACCCATTACGTCAAGCGATTGCCAATGATCTCGCCCGCCATGGCATTCAAACCAGTGCTGAACAATTAATTATTACCAACGGCGCAAATGAAGCGATTAATTTGGTAACGCAAGCGCTGGCAGTGGCAGGCGATAACGGCTTGATCGAAGAACCATCGTTTCATACAACATTGCTTAATTTGCAACAAGCGGGTATTCGGCTCAATGGCTTTGCAGTTACCCATAATGGGCCAGATTGGGCAAGTTTAAACGCAGCTTTGCGAACAGGCTCAAGCCATCCACGCTTCATTTTAGTTGTGCCCGATTACCATAATCCAACTGGGATGCGTTGGGCGAGCGACCAACGCTATCAATTGTTAAATTGGGCCAATCAGCAAGCCATCCCAATTATCGAAGATGCTACCTATAGCGATTTAGGCTTAACTGGCCCAAATCAGCCAGCTTTACGGGCCTTTGATCCGAATGTGATTTACATTGGCTCATATTCCAAATCGTTGATGCCTGGCCTACGAATTGGTTTTATCGTCGCCAATGGTCTGCTTCAGCAGCAACTTGTCAGCTTGAAAACCATTACCAGCGGCAGCAACGAATCGTTTAGCCAACAAATTCTGGCCGAATATCTGCATGCTGGCGAATATCACGAACAATTGGCATGGGTTACGGGCATCTACCAACAACGCCGCGATGCCCTGCTTGAGGCAATTCAACGCTATTTACCAGCCGAAGTTCATGCGACAATCGCCGATGGTGGTTTTTATAGCTGGCTGCGTTTGCCAACCGATCAGCCTGTTATGCGCTTGTTTCAACGCGCCTTGCAACGTGGCGTTGTAATGTTCCCTGGCCAAGCCTTTTATCTTAATCAGGCCAATCAAACGCATAAGTATATTCGGCTGTGTTTTGCCCGCTACCCTGAGGACGTATTGACCCATGCCGTGCGTTTACTTGGCAGTTGCTTCGAGTAATCAAAACACTCCAGTTTGATCAGACCATAGACATCCTGATCCT is a genomic window of Chloroflexota bacterium containing:
- a CDS encoding PLP-dependent aminotransferase family protein — protein: MLAIPLNPNLTRPLYLQIADHITALARAGQLQAEQRLPSSRQLAEQLNLHRSTVVTAFDELRARGIIQTLHGSGSYICSGLFDQALQAPQPQALTTPVLANDQLIAELWRLNHAEGMISLALGVPAPDMFPSQRFGQLQQRIARRNPQTAWNYTHPQGFYPLRQAIANDLARHGIQTSAEQLIITNGANEAINLVTQALAVAGDNGLIEEPSFHTTLLNLQQAGIRLNGFAVTHNGPDWASLNAALRTGSSHPRFILVVPDYHNPTGMRWASDQRYQLLNWANQQAIPIIEDATYSDLGLTGPNQPALRAFDPNVIYIGSYSKSLMPGLRIGFIVANGLLQQQLVSLKTITSGSNESFSQQILAEYLHAGEYHEQLAWVTGIYQQRRDALLEAIQRYLPAEVHATIADGGFYSWLRLPTDQPVMRLFQRALQRGVVMFPGQAFYLNQANQTHKYIRLCFARYPEDVLTHAVRLLGSCFE